The Sabethes cyaneus chromosome 1, idSabCyanKW18_F2, whole genome shotgun sequence DNA segment agtgccgcggtagcggcctctccgatggccgagcgtattctgccccaaccgtcttcgaggtttgaagcacctaactcctcggaagaaggcagtgcctcattcagtactcgcgcgtagttctcggcagcttgtgggttatctagctgcctgatgttcagccgaggagggcggctttgacgtgtccggtatacggtggacagctttgagcgcacatgtactgctactaggtaatggtcagaatcgatgtccgcaccccgacgggagcgtacgttcgtgatgttagagaagaaccggccctctatgagaacgtggtcaatttggttcattgtacgttggtcaggtgatctccaggtggctttgtggatatccttgcgcgggaaaaaggtgcttcggatcaccaggcctcgggaagctgcgaagtttatacatcgttggccgttatcgtttatgtcggtgtgcaggctatggagtcccatcaccggtctatacatttcttccctaccgacctgggcgttcatatccccgatgacgatcttgatgtcccgtgacgagcagctgtcgtacgttgcctccagcctcgcgtagaacgcttctttctcctcgtcgggtctaccttcgtgcgggcagtgcacgttaaagatgctataattgaagaaacgaccctttatcctcaatacacacattctctcgttgatcgccttccaatctatcacgggatcctgcattccgcccagcactacaaagcccgtccccagttcgttggtagcgccaccgctctggtaaaactgggcctttccgccacgtatcttccataccttctctcctttgcgacagatttcctgcagagctacgatgccgagtttgcggggttccagctgttcaatcagcacccgctcgcaacctgcgaaatttagcgatctgcagttccaagtcccgagtctccattcgtcgtccttattccgtcgcctaggtcgatgccgaatattccgctccgaatatgcttgaatgttgttagtttgtgttgtttaggtgtgtagccgtactggggcaacactaccgagtctcgtgatggggctgccatcttatagtgccgagactcactacctccttcccggttagtatacgaccttagtttccaccggggttggttacccgatctccgctaaggttgctcgtattccggctggtaccacgaggaggtcgggatcggagtttaGTATAGTATAGAAGTATAACTTTCAGCTTTAAAAACGGTAGCCTTCATGGTAACTTTtctcagatgttccacagtgttccgccctaagttgtacataaTAGGAAACAGcctaaattgattcacaaaaaataagtgagattagctgctctcccccgagttACACCCCCTTAAATATTACATGTTGAAATTAAAAAACCAGTGTCAActgctaaagggaaaaagatagagctctattGTGTTCGACGAAAATATGCAATTTGgtgtgattaataatttcttatagcattagaaaagcatacgaagcgttattaaagagctagatcgtaaaaactgttttgaagggtgtccctaagagtttggctctataacttctttcatttaagagatagaaatcttcagtattcaacattTCTGTACATTTTCTGTACGtaacaatcatttctgacttaaaatagagaaaatattttttgtatttgattAGGGACACTCTAATGTCCAAATATGTTTTCACCACTGGAAATTgatttttgaatgaagaaacttttctgaagtaactgttatgctatgtcttaaggtttcgatgctattacttatgtctcactatttttgaagccgtcccactgtgcggtgtggtcatcggcgttaggtaccaaaagctatctagccaagctggaaagcacctatcgtctcatgtgcttgagagtggcgagtgcgtatcgcacagtttcacatgacgcaatctgcgtcttagcaggtatgatgcctattgacattatcatcagcgaagacgtagagtgcttcaaccaacgtggaactagaggcatacggagtaccacaagatcggcctcgatgatcacatggcagcgggcatggtctgattctacaaaaggccggtggacacaacgacttatcccggaactatccggatgggtcaacaggcgccacggcgaagtcaacttccacctgacacaaattctgtcagggcatggttgttttctgcacatctgcatctgcacaagtttgggcatgcggagtcccccgtgtgtcccgaatgcgtggacgttgaggaaacggcagaacatgctttcttcatatgccctcgtttcgcgggcattagaagcaacatgatggcagtgagcggacaggacactattccggataacttagtccaaaggatgtgttctagctcggacgtctggggagcggtgaATGCgtctgctacccagatcgtacttgagctacaaaaccgctggaaagccgatcaacggcgaataaaaagcctaactaccatagtccagtagttatctaagagtgtgcgttaagcacaatagcccctccctgaagtaataccgataaggtggttccagggcgATTGAGACTGGCGACTCGAGTAGGGTTCACGCCCCAGTAggtgggtcgggataccaaaccccactccctgagttgtcttctaaggtgtctgatagcaggtttccctactcgttaaaaaaaaagtcCCTGTAAACGGTAACTCCTGGCTTTTTAAATATGTGCCAAAACACAGACATACATGAATACGCACAGACGAAATAACTTCTGGTTAAAAACTTCGCTCTCTCTCCTTTCTCGGATCCCGGTTTCACATTTTTCGCATAATCCCATTAGACTTTTCCAAGTTTTCCTTaatttaactaattttttaGGTTTCAGACTCCTGCAATAGAATTAGTTCTTCAATAGAATGTAGTTTACAATATTATTTACCTACACCAACTGTGGATGCCTACACAGAAAGTCTTGAGCAAACAGTGTGTCCCTTTACCTACACTAATTTACATAGCTCACGTAAccttaagctcctataaaaacCGTAAAATTGCTTgggctaatttagttcgaaaacaaacactgaggaagcctgcaagtcgtaggcgaaatacgtatctgtcaagaacaaaatatacatagtagaattaaattggataagttttctctttattcaattttcaggtttcgtattctactaagccgctccaaaaacttcagtcagacgaattgactagatttgttgaaaatcgtgctccacgtgttgatatccgctcagtTCATAACGCTTTGCAGCGCTATGTTGAATGATGAACAGCAGGCATGCAAGATCATCACCTTAACGAAGCTGTTCAGAATAATCTGATCGAATCGGCATCACTGCAATAACGAGTGAAAGATGCAACAGCGCTATCGTCCTATCGTCTTATCGTCGTGTTTCGAACATTGCACATCGTAGCGATTTTGTCCCGAGTGTGCACATATACATTGCTGCAGCAAGTCACGAAGAACCGAAGAACAAAATATACATGCTTATGTACCGATATACATTGTAAACTGTAGATATAAGTGGCCACTAGTTTTAATTTTACGACGAGTTATCGTTTGACTATCGATTAAATCAGACCaggataaaattaaattatttttctaattcGAACCCTCCAGTCTCGCGTTAAAACCGGTGAACCGGAAAACCCTTCAGGCTCCGCCGACGATAAGGAGCCGGACCGTGTCGAGTCTCGTACATCAAtcggtccttcgagccggatggACCACCGGTAAAAGTGAGCTGAAGAAATTAATTGGAGATACGTTTCGTGATTGCCGTTTCGATTCGGTGTATAGACGGCTTGATTCCTTTGTGCGCGTTTCGCGATGGCTGCCGAGAAAAAAGCCACCATTTTGTCGTTACAGAGGACGCTAAGTGCGATTCAACAGCGTGCCTCTAAAATAATGATTTTCGTGACCGCGTTCAAAGATGAAGATGATCCTTTAATGCTAGAAACTCGTGGAACGGTTTTAGACGAGATGCGAATTACCTATTTCGAGACTGAAAGCAAGTTGTATGGACTAGTTAAAGACGATGAAGTCCCTATAATCGAAAAGGAAAGTGAAGAGTTTTTCGACTTATTGAGTGAAATTCGGTACCAAATCATGAAAAAGGTGAAGGCGTTGTCAAAGCCTCCTGAAGCAATGACCTCAGATACAAGTTTCGCCCAGAAACCTAACCCCGATTCGTGCATAAAACTACCGGAAATTTCGTTGCCAAAGTTCAATGGCCATTATGAACAATGGTTATATTTTCGCAGTCAGTTCAAGCTGCTTGTTCGTCGAAATGATTCGTTAAACGATCAACAGCGGTTACATTATTTGCGGTCATGTTTGTCCGGTGAAGCTGCCACAATTGAAACACCAGAAGAATCGTTTGCGTCCTTGTGGATGGCGTTGGAAGCACGTTACGAAAATCGTCGCTGGCTAGTTGACCGCCATCTTGCAGACATTTTTCAACTCAAGCAAATCCAAGTTGAATCTTCTTCTGCCCTGCGCGAACTAATTAACATCGTACAGAAGAATCTCCGAGCTTTGTCGTCGTTAAAATTGCCGCTCGATGCACTTTCCGAGTGTATGGTAGTGCATGTGGTTGCTTCTCGTCTCGATAAACAGACACATAAAGATTTCGAGTCCCACGTGGTCGGTACAAAGCTAGTGAAATGGCAAGGGATGGTTGACTTTTTGCAAAATCGTTGTCGCATTCTAGAAAATCTAGAGCAAGATCATAAGTTGGCGTCCCACAGTAATACAAAACCGTCGGCAAACAAGTGGAAGCCGAATGTGTTAGTGAGCTCTAATCGTGATTCAGACTATAGAAGCAAATTTGCCTGTTTCAATTGTAAGGGCGGGCATTATATAAACGAGTGCCGCAACTTTTTGTCGAAATCCCCAACCCAACGTTTTCAACGAGTGAAAGAACTTAAACTGTGCGTAAATTGCTTCAGCAACCGTCACATTGTCGCCGAGTGTAAAAGTGGTACGTGTAAGGAATGTGATCTTCGTCATAATACTTTGCTACATTTTGAAACGAAGTCAACGGATGCGAACACCGACACGAAGTCCAATCCCGTTCGTGTCGAGTTGTGCACAATGCTTCAACCAGTCCAGTCGTGTGAGCAATTCAACTCTGCCTTGATGAATACGCACGGACCAGAGGCGTATTGTTTTCCGAGCGAAAGTACAGTGTCAAAAAAGGTTCAGTTGATGGCAGTAAACGATCAAGCATTGTTGCACACTGCTTTAGTACAGGTTCGCAGCAGTAGTGGTGAACTTCAAGAATGCCGTGCTGTTCTCGATTCGTGTGCGATGTCGACGTTTATGACAACTGCGTGTGCAAAGAGGTTGCGACTTAAAACCTTTTCATCGAACGTGTCTGTTGTTGGATTTGGGAGAGCAGGAAGGCAAATTACAGAATCAGTTGTCGCCCATGTTAGTTCAAGGTCATCTTATTTCGAATCGATGGCTGAATTTTTGGTTACCCCTCGACTCACAAATAAATTACCGTTGCGATCTTTTGATATTGCCAATTGGAATATTCCCGACTGGATAGATCTTGCGGATCCACAGTTTAATAAAACAGCGAAAATTGATATCCTTTTCGGAATCGTTGAATGGGACAAAATGATGCTGTTTAAGTCCTATACACTATCGAAAGAGCTTCCGACCTTCCGACAGACAGTATTTGGCTGGGTTGCAGGTGGTCATGTAAAGGAGAGAGATAGTTACCCTCAAGTGCAAGTGCTCTCAGTGACGAATGAACAATTAGACAAACAAGTTTCGAAATTCTGGTGTATCGAAAATTACGGTTCCGAAAATAGTTGGTCCGTCGAAGAACAAGCCGCGGAAGATCATTTTGTATCGAACCACAGTCGTGATGTTACAGGTCGGTATACTGTAGCGCTACCGTTCAGAAACATGGAAATTGACCTTGGAGACTCTAGACACATGGCTCACCGCAGGTTCCTTCTTTTGGAGGCGAGACTCACGAAGGATCAGAAACTTTACGCTGATTATAAACAATTTATGCAGGAGTTCATCGACCTGGGCCATATGGAACAAATTGGCACGTTCAACCCAGTAGAGTTGCAATCGGAAAAGCAGTATTTTTTGCCGCATCATGCTGTCAAACGCCCAGATAGTAGTACGACGAAACTCAGGGTGGTGTTCGATGCTTCGGCTAAAACTAGCAATGGAAAATCGCTGAATGATCAACTTATGGTGGGACCAACGTTGCAACCCCAGCTGGTCGATACGCTGCTTCGCTTTCGAACGTACAAGGTCGCGGTCACATCCGATGTTTCGAAAATGTTCCGACAAATTTTAGTACGCAAAGAAGATCGACGTTTCCAGCAGATTCTTTGGAGATCCAGTACCAAGGATGAAATCGGTGTTTATCAGTTAACGACAGTTACCTATGGTACTGCCAGCGCCCCGTTTTTGGCAGTCCGGACACTAATGCagatttgtgaagatgaagcAGAGCAGTATCCCCTTGCAGCAGAAGTTGGCAAGAAATCGGTATGCGTCGACGATGTTTTATTCGGTGCTGATACGGTAGAGGAAGCACGAGAGTTGAAAGGGCAACTAGCTGCTATGCTCGAAAAGGCAGGATTCGAGTTGCATAAGTGGTGCTCAAATAGCAAAGAGGTGTTGGCTGATATTCCCGAAGCCAGGCTGGAGCAAAAGGTACTGCTGAACAAAGAAGGCCGAACTAAAACCCTTGGGTTAACTTGGCAACCCGATGAAGATGTATTCAGTTTCGAAGTTATGTCAATTGCCTTTGATGAAGGAGTACCGACCAAACGAACAATTCTCTCAGACATATCAAAGTTATTCGATCCACTTGGCCTAGCAGGACCAGTTATTATGACGGGCAAACTCATCATGCAAGAACTATGGAAAGAGAAACTAAATTGGGACGAGCCGCTGGAAGCTGGTATAGAAAACAGGTGGAACGAGTATCGACTACAGTTACAGACGATGAACACAATTCGGATTAGTCGCTGTGTACTTCCATTGTTGCAAACAGAATTTGTAGAACTTGCTGGGTTCTGTGATGCATCGCAGAAGGGCTACGGAGCATGTTTGTACTTAAGGTCACGAAACTCGCAAGGTCAAATCTCCAGTCGTTTACTATGCTCAAAATCTCGCGTCGCACCTATCAAGGGAAATCGAACCACGATTCCGCGCCTAGAGCTATGTGGAGCTCGTTTGCTCGCTCAATTAGCAAATAATGTAAGACGATCCCTACCAGTTACCGTGAACCGAGTTCGTTTTTGGTCCGACTCCACTATTGCTCTCAGCTGGATCAACACTTGCCCCAGTAAACTGGATGTTTTTGTATCAAACCGTGTCGCTGCAATACAACAGCTGTCCGACCCAAGCGAATGGTGTCACGTCAGCACGCATGACAATCCGGCAGATTTGGTCTCACGTGGAATTATGCCCCAAGAGCTTCATTCATCTAAACTTTGGTGGTGTGGACCGCCATTCCTACGTAAAAACGATATCGTCTGGCCAAAGGGAGTGCAGCTGGTTGACCCAATGCAGCTGCCAGAATTGATCCAGGTTACCGCCATGCCCGCAGTGGTCGAAAGGCTGCATTTATTCGACAATTGCAGCAAGTACAACATAATGCTTCGAGTCGTCGCGCGTATCAAGCGCATGTTCCAGAATCGTCAGCGTAGTGCAGAGAATCAACGTCGTGGAGAGTTTAGCGCAGAGGAAATGCGATACGCCAAGCTTACAATTGTTCGTCTCGTCCAGAAGGAGAGCTTTCCGGAAGTATTCGCCCAATTACGAGAGGAGGTAACATCGAAGAACCATTCGCTAATACCGCTTTCTCCGTTTGTAGACAACCACGGACTACTGAGGGTCGGTGGACGTCTATCGAAATCGGCCTGCTCATATGATACAAAACACCAGATGATCCTTCCCAAGAACCATCCCGTCACAGGTGCAATCATCCGGTCTTTCCATGAGTCCAATATGCACGCCGGTATTCAGGTCACACTTGCTGCAACCAGAAGGGAATTTTGGATCATCAGAGGAAGAAGCGTGGTCAAGCAGGTCATCAAGAGCTGTGTCGTTTGTTTCAAGAGCAATCCCCGTCCAATTCAACAGTACATGGGTGATTTGCCAGCTTGCCGTGTGGAAGGACAGTATCCGTTTTATCGAGTCGGTATCGATCTCTGTGGACCAGTATTCTTGAAGCAGCGCAATAAACGTTCCACCGTCGAGTATAAAGGATGGATTGTGCTTTACATTTGTCTGGCAACAAAAGCGATCCACCTCGAGTTGGTCAGCGAGTTATCAACCGCAGCATTTTTGGCATCATTCGATCGTTTCGTTAGCCGTCGAGGTAGACCTATTGCAGTTTGGACCGACAACGGCACAAATTTTGTTGGCGCCGCTAATTTGTTGAAAGAATGGGAGAAGTTTTTTAAGAGTTTCGACAACCAAGACGACATTCTACGAGCCTACGGCAACAGTGTCGAGTGGCACTTCAATCCCCCAGAGGCACCGCACTTCGGCGGTATTTGGGAATCAAACATCCGTCAAACCAAGGTGTTATTGTTGAAGcatacagcagcagcagctctgAGTTTCGAAGAGTTCTCAACCGTTTTGTGTCGAATTGAAGCGGTTTTAAATTCGAGACCGCTCACCCCGCTATCGGACGACCCAGAGGATTTTGAGGCGTTAACTCCGGGACACTTTTTGGTATTTCGATCTTTGAACGCTGTCGCACGTCCCGTAGTCATCGATCAACGTAAGCATCCTAGGCAACGAAATGAACACATCACCGCTATCATTCAGCACTTCTGGAATCGTTGGCAATCGGAGTATCTTTCGTCGCTACAAGTACGATACAAGTGGCACAAGAAGGTAGAAGTCGAAGTAGGTCAACTTGTGCTCATCAAAAAGGACAACATGCCAGTTCAGAAATGGCTACTTGGCCGTATTATCGAGGTCATCCCTGGTACCGAAGGTGTTGTACGAGTCGTCGACGTCAAAACAGAGAATGGAATTTTGCGAAGACCTGTATCGAAGCTGTGCTTTCTACCCATCGACCCAGAGCAGAGTTTCGAAAGGGACACCTTTCAACGGCGGGAGGATGTTCAGAATAATCTGATCGAATCGGCATCACTGCAATAACGAGTGAAAGATGCAACAGCGCTATCGTCCTATCGTCTTATCGTCGTGTTTCGAACATTGCACATCGTAGCGATTTTGTCCCGAGTGTGCACATATACATTGCTGCAGCAAGTCACGAAGAACCGAAGAACAAAATATACATGCTTATGTACCGATATACATTGTAAACTGTAGATATAAGTGGCCACTAGTTTTAATTTTACGACGAGTTATCGTTTGACTATCGATTAAATCAGACCaggataaaattaaattatttttctaattcGAACCCTCCAGTCTCGCGTTAAAACCGGTGAACCGGAAAACCCTTCAGGCTCCGCCGACGATAAGGAGCCGGACCGTGTCGAGTCTCGTAcagaagccctctgtgtgattcgaatgaacttgacaatcctcCCGAAATCTGAACACAGTACTGTGTACCATCTATcgtaatcagtttgatgagcttgcTGGGGAAGGTATCtcttccatgattttccatagatcTTTTCGGTCCATGGTATCAAAACGTCGTGGGCTTAAatcgtcattagacattactcttctttatcgatagacttcgtagccggctgttagagtacaggaaaattacggggtaattagattccctccctcgatCCTACtgacgatcctactgactctatctagcaggtactgcctagtcgagattcgaacatgcgacgactggtttgttagaccagcatcgtacctcgaagctaactgggcgttccatggtatcatatgcggctttgaagtaaacgaacaaatggtgcatgAATACTCTGAATTCATGGcgcttttggaggatctgccgcagtgtatatatttgatccgttgtagaccgaccttcgacgaagccggcttgataagttcccacaaatttgttcgcaattggtgatagttggcggaaaataatttgggacagcactttatatgcggcattgagaacggtgatcgctcgatagttctgaTAGTCCAACTTCGCCTTTTTTATGGATCGGACCGATAACCCGAActttccactccttcggtagctgttctgtatcccaagttctaacaattagccgggcAGTACCGGGTGGGTTCCGCAAATCTCTG contains these protein-coding regions:
- the LOC128745771 gene encoding uncharacterized protein LOC128745771 codes for the protein MEIDLGDSRHMAHRRFLLLEARLTKDQKLYADYKQFMQEFIDLGHMEQIGTFNPVELQSEKQYFLPHHAVKRPDSSTTKLRVVFDASAKTSNGKSLNDQLMVGPTLQPQLVDTLLRFRTYKVAVTSDVSKMFRQILVRKEDRRFQQILWRSSTKDEIGVYQLTTVTYGTASAPFLAVRTLMQICEDEAEQYPLAAEVGKKSVCVDDVLFGADTVEEARELKGQLAAMLEKAGFELHKWCSNSKEVLADIPEARLEQKVLLNKEGRTKTLGLTWQPDEDVFSFEVMSIAFDEGVPTKRTILSDISKLFDPLGLAGPVIMTGKLIMQELWKEKLNWDEPLEAGIENRWNEYRLQLQTMNTIRISRCVLPLLQTEFVELAGFCDASQKGYGACLYLRSRNSQGQISSRLLCSKSRVAPIKGNRTTIPRLELCGARLLAQLANNVRRSLPVTVNRVRFWSDSTIALSWINTCPSKLDVFVSNRVAAIQQLSDPSEWCHVSTHDNPADLVSRGIMPQELHSSKLWWCGPPFLRKNDIVWPKGVQLVDPMQLPELIQVTAMPAVVERLHLFDNCSKYNIMLRVVARIKRMFQNRQRSAENQRRGEFSAEEMRYAKLTIVRLVQKESFPEVFAQLREEVTSKNHSLIPLSPFVDNHGLLRVGGRLSKSACSYDTKHQMILPKNHPVTGAIIRSFHESNMHAGIQVTLAATRREFWIIRGRSVVKQVIKSCVVCFKSNPRPIQQYMGDLPACRVEGQYPFYRVGIDLCGPVFLKQRNKRSTVEYKGWIVLYICLATKAIHLELVSELSTAAFLASFDRFVSRRGRPIAVWTDNGTNFVGAANLLKEWEKFFKSFDNQDDILRAYGNSVEWHFNPPEAPHFGGIWESNIRQTKVLLLKHTAAAALSFEEFSTVLCRIEAVLNSRPLTPLSDDPEDFEALTPGHFLVFRSLNAVARPVVIDQRKHPRQRNEHITAIIQHFWNRWQSEYLSSLQVRYKWHKKVEVEVGQLVLIKKDNMPVQKWLLGRIIEVIPGTEGVVRVVDVKTENGILRRPVSKLCFLPIDPEQSFERDTFQRREDVQNNLIESASLQ